A stretch of the Halomonas sp. CH40 genome encodes the following:
- the aroE gene encoding shikimate dehydrogenase, protein MTDRYAVFGNPVSHSKSPMIHAEFAHHTGEKLDYTAIEAPLDGFAKAWQAFVAEGGRGANVTLPFKEEAFALCDTLSHRAQRAKAVNTLIVGGNGRLYGDTTDGIGLVRDLAYHRLTLAGKRILVVGAGGAVRGVLEPLLASSPSEVVIANRTAEKATALASDFTDLGKIEGGGFEAISGQFDLVINGTSASIAGEVPPLPENLFAKGAWAYDMMYGADPTAFLLWAGPRGARLLDGLGMLVEQAAESFFLWRNVRPETASVREALRQSLNY, encoded by the coding sequence ATGACGGATCGTTATGCCGTATTTGGTAACCCAGTGAGTCATTCTAAATCGCCGATGATTCATGCCGAGTTTGCTCATCATACCGGCGAGAAACTGGACTACACCGCCATTGAAGCGCCGCTGGACGGTTTTGCCAAGGCCTGGCAGGCCTTTGTGGCTGAAGGTGGGCGCGGTGCCAATGTCACCCTGCCTTTCAAGGAGGAAGCCTTTGCGCTCTGCGATACGCTAAGCCATCGGGCGCAGCGGGCCAAGGCGGTGAATACGCTAATTGTAGGCGGTAACGGGCGCCTTTATGGTGACACCACCGACGGCATCGGCCTGGTGCGGGATCTGGCCTATCATCGCCTGACGCTGGCAGGCAAACGGATATTGGTCGTCGGGGCAGGCGGGGCTGTGCGCGGTGTTCTTGAACCCCTACTGGCTTCTTCTCCCAGTGAAGTAGTGATCGCTAATCGCACGGCCGAGAAAGCCACTGCACTGGCCAGTGACTTTACGGATCTGGGTAAGATTGAAGGCGGTGGCTTTGAGGCGATCAGCGGGCAATTTGATCTGGTCATCAACGGTACCAGCGCCAGTATCGCAGGAGAAGTGCCACCGCTACCGGAGAATCTGTTTGCCAAAGGCGCCTGGGCCTACGACATGATGTATGGCGCTGACCCGACGGCGTTTCTGCTGTGGGCAGGCCCACGTGGCGCCAGGCTGCTGGACGGCCTGGGGATGCTGGTTGAGCAGGCGGCGGAATCCTTCTTTCTGTGGCGCAATGTGCGCCCTGAGACCGCCTCTGTCAGGGAAGCGCTGCGTCAATCGCTTAACTACTGA
- the hemF gene encoding oxygen-dependent coproporphyrinogen oxidase — MAHEHLDNVKHYLLDLQDRLCEGLAKADGQASFKEESWSREEGGGGRSRVIESGAVFEKGGVNYSHVYGAELPPSATAARPELSGRAFHAVGVSWVLHPENPHVPTSHGNVRFFIAEKTGEPPVWWFGGGYDLTPFYPVMEDVVHWHSVAKAACQPFGEDVYPRYKKWCDDYFYLKHRDETRGVGGLFFDDLNAGSFEECFAFQRAVGDSFLEAYVPIVERRRDDSWNAQERDFQLYRRGRYVEFNLVWDRGTLFGLQSGGRTESILMSMPPLARWEYGYTPVPGSPEARLTDEFLRPRDWLGEASANP; from the coding sequence TTGGCTCACGAGCACCTAGATAACGTAAAACATTACCTGCTGGACCTTCAGGATCGCCTCTGCGAAGGCCTTGCCAAGGCCGATGGCCAGGCAAGCTTCAAGGAAGAAAGCTGGTCGCGCGAAGAAGGTGGTGGCGGGCGCTCCAGGGTGATTGAAAGTGGCGCTGTCTTTGAAAAAGGCGGAGTAAATTATTCCCACGTCTACGGTGCTGAACTGCCGCCGTCCGCCACGGCTGCACGCCCTGAGCTTTCGGGTCGGGCCTTTCATGCGGTGGGCGTTTCCTGGGTGCTGCATCCGGAAAACCCTCATGTGCCTACCAGCCACGGCAATGTGCGTTTCTTTATTGCTGAAAAAACTGGAGAGCCGCCGGTCTGGTGGTTTGGCGGCGGCTACGATCTCACCCCTTTCTACCCGGTGATGGAGGATGTGGTGCATTGGCACAGCGTCGCCAAGGCTGCCTGTCAGCCGTTTGGCGAAGACGTCTACCCACGCTACAAAAAGTGGTGTGATGACTACTTCTATCTCAAGCATCGCGACGAAACCCGTGGTGTTGGCGGGCTCTTCTTTGACGATCTGAATGCAGGCAGCTTTGAGGAGTGCTTTGCTTTCCAGCGTGCCGTCGGAGACAGCTTTCTGGAGGCCTATGTGCCGATTGTGGAGCGCCGTCGAGATGATAGCTGGAATGCCCAGGAGCGCGACTTTCAGCTCTATCGGCGCGGCCGCTATGTAGAGTTCAATCTGGTGTGGGACAGAGGCACCCTGTTTGGGCTGCAAAGTGGCGGGCGCACCGAATCGATTCTGATGTCGATGCCGCCGCTGGCGCGCTGGGAATATGGCTATACGCCCGTGCCTGGTAGCCCGGAAGCGCGTCTCACCGATGAATTTCTTCGCCCGCGTGACTGGTTGGGCGAAGCCTCTGCCAACCCCTAA
- a CDS encoding L-threonylcarbamoyladenylate synthase: MSMAFDIQSAVHALRQGQIVACPTEAVWGLSCDPDNDEALAHLMRLKQRDPAKGVIVVAASIDQLQPWLAGLPLELHAPLVASWPGPNTWLVPDNGRSHALVRGAHQSVALRVTAHPVMQALCNAFGGPVVSTSANLANEPPAMTAYEVSALFGDELGAVIHGELGDNPRPSTIRDLASGQVLRP; encoded by the coding sequence ATGTCGATGGCGTTCGATATACAATCAGCGGTTCACGCCCTGCGTCAGGGGCAAATTGTGGCATGCCCCACGGAAGCGGTCTGGGGGCTGAGCTGTGACCCGGATAATGATGAAGCGCTGGCGCATCTGATGCGCCTGAAACAGCGAGACCCTGCCAAAGGGGTGATTGTGGTCGCTGCCTCGATAGATCAGCTGCAGCCCTGGCTTGCCGGTCTGCCATTGGAGCTTCACGCGCCTCTGGTGGCCAGCTGGCCTGGCCCGAATACCTGGTTGGTGCCCGACAACGGGCGTAGCCATGCTTTAGTGCGTGGCGCGCATCAGAGCGTTGCTCTGCGGGTCACCGCACACCCTGTTATGCAAGCACTATGCAACGCCTTTGGTGGCCCTGTGGTGTCTACCTCGGCCAATCTTGCCAATGAGCCACCGGCCATGACGGCTTATGAAGTGTCAGCGCTATTTGGTGATGAGCTGGGCGCTGTTATCCACGGCGAGTTGGGCGATAACCCGCGCCCCAGCACCATTCGCGATCTGGCCAGCGGCCAGGTACTACGCCCCTGA
- the dprA gene encoding DNA-processing protein DprA yields the protein MQASEWLVLNALPGLGAQLIAKLAEQSPEWPHGWLALLPGQAASELRLWLDHPNRSPLQTMLENNLAWEAASPRRAILHPGHSAWPGLLGEIADPPPVLWAQGDLSTLALPGLAMVGTRHPTSEGAQNAQAFARDFASRGWCVVSGMALGVDALAQRAALDAGGASIAVLASGIDTIYPARHRDLYQRLSESDGGLVLAEHPLGTQARPAFFPRRNRIVTGLSLGTLVVEAAEKSGSLVSARLALEQGRELFAIPSSVHNLQAHGCLRLLRNGATLARSSQDILDELQHWAENFMPPVPVNGQPKQAAASANDGSPPEPLSLLEEDLPDELLRLLSETPTPIDRLVQLADIAVSECQRRLLMLELDNRVEQRSGGWVRLPRP from the coding sequence ATGCAAGCGAGTGAATGGTTGGTGTTGAATGCCCTACCGGGGCTGGGTGCTCAGCTGATTGCCAAGCTGGCGGAGCAATCCCCTGAATGGCCCCATGGCTGGTTGGCATTGCTGCCGGGGCAAGCAGCCTCCGAGCTGCGCCTGTGGTTGGATCACCCCAATCGCAGCCCGCTGCAAACCATGCTGGAAAACAACCTGGCCTGGGAAGCGGCCAGCCCTCGGCGTGCTATTTTGCATCCTGGGCATTCGGCCTGGCCTGGGCTGCTGGGGGAAATTGCTGACCCGCCTCCGGTGCTGTGGGCACAAGGCGACCTGAGTACGCTGGCATTGCCTGGGCTTGCCATGGTCGGCACGCGTCACCCGACATCGGAAGGCGCGCAGAACGCCCAGGCCTTCGCCCGGGATTTTGCAAGCCGTGGCTGGTGCGTGGTCAGCGGTATGGCATTGGGCGTGGATGCCCTGGCGCAGCGCGCTGCCCTGGACGCAGGCGGCGCCAGCATTGCCGTCTTGGCCAGCGGTATTGATACTATTTACCCCGCCCGCCATCGCGATCTCTACCAGCGTCTAAGCGAGTCTGATGGTGGTCTGGTGCTGGCTGAGCATCCTTTGGGCACTCAGGCTCGGCCGGCGTTTTTCCCGCGTCGCAATCGCATTGTCACCGGGCTGTCCCTGGGGACTCTGGTGGTGGAAGCGGCTGAAAAGAGTGGTTCCCTGGTCAGTGCCCGCTTGGCCCTGGAGCAGGGGCGCGAGCTGTTTGCCATTCCCAGTTCGGTACATAACCTTCAGGCTCATGGTTGCCTGCGCCTGTTACGCAACGGCGCGACCCTGGCACGCAGTAGCCAGGATATTCTTGATGAGCTACAGCACTGGGCAGAGAACTTCATGCCGCCCGTGCCTGTTAATGGGCAGCCGAAACAAGCGGCTGCTTCCGCTAATGATGGTTCCCCACCTGAGCCTTTGTCGTTACTCGAAGAAGACCTGCCCGATGAACTGCTGAGACTGCTGAGTGAGACACCCACGCCTATTGATCGTCTGGTGCAACTGGCGGACATAGCGGTAAGCGAGTGCCAACGGCGGCTTTTGATGCTGGAGCTGGATAACCGGGTAGAACAGCGCTCAGGAGGATGGGTGCGGCTGCCGAGGCCATGA
- a CDS encoding LysM domain-containing protein, whose product MKPHSCNLFSSVHGAPRALGIFSVVGLLLAALPVQAWERVRDDAPSQYTVRKGDTLWDIAGEFLYAPWQWPELWRANPQIENPHLIYPGDNLNLDDCRGSPCIVMERGKQTVKLSPQVRTLPHREAITPLPLETVRAFLRDHRIIDNKEELEELAYVVAGDNQRLISGAGDLIFARSTDADAGQNRIVRGDPVEIYRHGEPYQSASGKMLGLELIKIGEAYVARREGEIIQLEVRRANQEVRNDDLILPREEAVLDDNFMPRAPRAELSGTILAVPGGVRFIGRLQVVAIDLGSRDGLQPGHVLSIDHAGERVNDPRTQEVLQMPAEEAGLLMVFKPYDHVSYALVMEASRTLEVGDPVRTPR is encoded by the coding sequence GTGAAGCCGCATAGCTGTAACCTTTTCTCAAGCGTTCACGGAGCGCCCCGCGCTCTGGGTATTTTCAGTGTTGTTGGCCTGCTGTTGGCAGCGTTGCCGGTTCAGGCCTGGGAGCGTGTGCGCGATGATGCGCCTTCCCAATATACCGTCAGGAAGGGGGATACCTTATGGGATATCGCCGGGGAATTTCTGTATGCCCCCTGGCAGTGGCCCGAGCTATGGCGTGCCAATCCGCAGATCGAGAATCCGCACCTTATTTATCCTGGTGATAATCTGAATCTTGATGACTGCCGGGGAAGCCCTTGCATTGTCATGGAGCGTGGCAAGCAGACCGTCAAGCTATCTCCTCAGGTACGCACCTTGCCCCATCGCGAAGCCATTACACCGCTTCCTCTGGAAACGGTCAGGGCTTTTTTGCGTGATCACCGTATTATCGATAACAAAGAGGAGCTGGAGGAGTTGGCTTATGTGGTCGCCGGCGATAACCAGCGCCTGATCAGCGGTGCCGGTGACCTGATCTTTGCCCGCTCGACTGACGCTGATGCGGGCCAAAACCGCATCGTACGCGGAGATCCAGTCGAGATCTATCGACATGGCGAACCCTACCAGAGTGCCAGCGGTAAAATGCTGGGGTTGGAGTTGATCAAGATCGGGGAAGCCTATGTTGCGCGTCGCGAAGGCGAGATTATTCAGCTGGAAGTTCGCCGCGCCAATCAGGAAGTACGCAACGACGACCTGATATTGCCGAGGGAAGAGGCCGTACTGGATGACAACTTCATGCCCCGTGCGCCGCGAGCTGAGCTTTCCGGTACGATTCTGGCAGTTCCTGGAGGGGTGCGTTTTATTGGCCGCCTGCAGGTGGTTGCCATTGATCTGGGCAGCCGCGATGGCTTGCAACCGGGGCATGTGCTAAGCATTGATCATGCAGGTGAGCGGGTGAATGATCCGCGCACCCAGGAAGTGCTCCAGATGCCCGCGGAAGAAGCCGGTTTGTTGATGGTTTTCAAGCCTTATGACCATGTCAGCTATGCTCTGGTCATGGAGGCATCGCGGACGCTTGAAGTCGGTGATCCGGTACGTACGCCGCGCTGA
- the def gene encoding peptide deformylase codes for MAKLVILEFPDERLRTKAAEVEKVDDEVRQLVDDMLETMYDASGIGLAATQIDVHRRVVVMDVSDNGSQPLVLINPSYTPIGDDKDFLSEGCLSIPEYYAEVPRYLKVKLNALDRNGDAYELEADGLLAHCIQHELDHLEGVLFVDYLSPLKRNRVAKKMQKRHKQIQGA; via the coding sequence ATGGCCAAACTTGTGATTCTAGAATTTCCTGATGAGCGCCTGCGCACCAAGGCAGCAGAGGTTGAAAAGGTCGACGACGAAGTGCGTCAACTGGTCGATGACATGCTGGAAACCATGTATGACGCCAGTGGCATCGGCCTGGCAGCCACCCAGATTGATGTTCACCGCCGTGTGGTGGTCATGGATGTCAGCGATAATGGCAGCCAGCCGCTGGTATTGATTAACCCAAGCTATACGCCCATTGGGGATGACAAAGACTTCCTGTCTGAAGGTTGTCTCTCCATCCCTGAGTATTATGCTGAAGTGCCGCGCTATCTCAAGGTCAAACTCAATGCCCTCGACCGCAACGGCGACGCCTATGAGCTTGAAGCCGATGGCCTTCTGGCTCATTGTATCCAGCATGAGCTGGACCATCTGGAAGGCGTGCTGTTTGTCGACTACCTCTCCCCCCTGAAACGCAACCGGGTCGCCAAGAAAATGCAAAAACGCCATAAACAGATACAGGGTGCCTGA
- the fmt gene encoding methionyl-tRNA formyltransferase, whose translation MSPLRVVFAGTPDFAATSLAALLESPHQVVGVFTQPDRPAGRGRKLVPGPVKQLALDNSLPVYQPTSLKAADSQAELAALQADVMVVVAYGLLLPQAVLDIPRLGCVNVHGSLLPRWRGAAPVQRAIEAGDSESGVAIMQMDAGLDTGAVFSKARTPITPTTTGGELHDTLAELGAALLVDTLNALAKGEATATPQPEAGVTYAAKLTKAEAELDFTQPAAVLAARIRAFNPWPVAWCAAEDKRLRLWMATAGDDADQPAAPGTLLSPGTDHLRIACGADGRQVLNIYQAQLPGGKALSARELLNAQHALLTPGKRLGQPLSGGLS comes from the coding sequence ATGTCTCCACTGCGCGTTGTGTTTGCCGGCACCCCCGACTTTGCCGCCACCAGCCTGGCGGCGCTGCTTGAAAGCCCGCACCAGGTGGTGGGAGTCTTCACCCAGCCTGACCGCCCTGCTGGCAGGGGCAGAAAACTGGTACCTGGGCCGGTAAAACAGCTGGCGCTGGATAACAGCCTGCCCGTTTACCAGCCCACCTCGCTGAAAGCGGCGGATAGCCAGGCGGAGCTGGCCGCCCTGCAGGCAGATGTCATGGTGGTGGTTGCTTACGGCCTGCTGCTGCCGCAGGCAGTGCTGGACATTCCTCGCCTGGGCTGCGTTAACGTGCATGGCTCACTGCTGCCCCGCTGGCGCGGCGCGGCCCCGGTTCAGCGTGCAATAGAAGCCGGTGACAGCGAATCTGGCGTGGCCATCATGCAGATGGATGCAGGGCTTGATACCGGCGCCGTCTTCAGTAAAGCGCGTACGCCGATTACACCGACCACTACCGGCGGTGAACTGCATGACACCCTGGCTGAACTGGGCGCGGCGCTGCTGGTGGATACCCTCAATGCCCTGGCCAAGGGCGAGGCCACCGCTACGCCCCAGCCTGAAGCCGGGGTTACCTACGCGGCCAAGCTCACCAAGGCCGAGGCAGAACTCGACTTTACTCAACCGGCTGCCGTTTTGGCTGCCAGGATCCGCGCCTTCAACCCCTGGCCGGTGGCCTGGTGCGCTGCTGAAGACAAGCGCCTGCGTCTGTGGATGGCCACTGCTGGTGATGACGCCGATCAACCCGCAGCGCCCGGCACCCTGCTTTCCCCTGGCACCGACCATTTACGCATTGCCTGCGGGGCTGATGGGCGGCAGGTTCTTAATATCTATCAGGCGCAACTGCCCGGTGGCAAGGCGCTCTCTGCACGTGAACTGCTCAACGCTCAGCATGCGTTGCTGACACCGGGCAAACGGCTGGGTCAGCCGCTATCAGGAGGCCTCTCATGA